The stretch of DNA TGCAAGTGGGCTTACACGCGCTATTCTGTAGTTTATAACGTCCACTTAAATATATTATCCGTTATTGCAAGAATCGCCTTAGCAAAGCCTTCAAAAAAACAAAGATAGCCTGTAGGCAATCTTATAATTCTATACCAGTCACCCAGGTAAAACTCTGCTAAATACAGCAAAAGCCAGGCTTCACCTATCTATACTTATATACAGCAGACATCAGAATTAATCTGATGTCTATCTTTGTGTATATATGTTTTTGATAAGCATTTTTAGCGATGTTAATGAAGGTATAACATGAATTAAAAAGAATAATATATGTAAACTTCAAATTAAGAGGTAAGGTGAGAAAGTAATGGGACCGAATTTACTTATAGATAAATCAACCATACAGAGTTTGCCACATGAAGAAATTGTTTTCCTTTATAAGCACTACTCTGTTATTCTACCACCAGTCTTAATAGTAGAAGTAATAGCCGACTATTCAAAATACAAGGATGCGACTGAAGCTAGTAACAGAGTTGGTGTCTTAGCTAGTAAACTTGACGACTATGTAAACATTGATTACCGCCATTTGGTGATAAAGGAGCTTACAGGAGCAAGATTCCCGATGGATGGGAGGCCAATAGTTGAGCCAACCGGTGTAGGTTACACAAATAATGGAAAGAAGTTTGTTCTAGTTGAAGAATCGCCATGGCAGATTGCTGCCAGGCATTGGCAGGAAGGCAACTTTACTCCAGAGGACATTAAGTTCGCTCAAATCTACCGATCGCAACGCGATGCTATTAGCGTCGCTGAACTGGCTCAGGAGCTGGCTAAGGACGCCGTTCTTCCGAAGTTTAAGAATCTAGACGAAGTAGTACAGTTTATTCTAAAGGCATTAGCTCATCCTAATCCAAGTTTCCAAACTGAAGGGATACTTGCCTGGCTGAACTTTTTAGGAGTGTATGAAGGTTTTAAGAAACAGGTTATCAAAAGGTGGGAACAAGCTGGAAAGCCGTTATTTTCTAGATTTCTTCCATATGGATTTTATTGCTATTCTATCCTTAGTGTTGTAGCAGTTGCTATGACACAAAAACTTGTTCCAACCGGTAAAAGTAGCCACTTGTTTGTTGATCTTGAATACCTTTTCTACCTACCCTTTTGTCAAGTCTTTTGTTCTTCGGATAGGTTTCACCAAAGTTTAGCACCTTACTTTATGAAGACTCGCCAGGTATTGATAAATGGACAAGACCTAAAAGAGGATTTGCGAAACATCGCAAAACACTGGAACGGTCTTCAGGAAGATGAGAGAAGCCAATTTGCAATTAATAACCGCCACCGTCCACCGAGGCTAGATTCTTCGCCAACATCTCGATGCTGGGATTTGTTTATGAATCCAGATTATCCGAAGGCAAAGGCAGATATACAATTAACAGAAGATAAAAAAAGGAAGATACTTGAGAAAATCAAGACGGGTCTAGCATCAGCAAAGGAAAATAAAAGAACCATCGAAGGTCCAGAATATCAACTATATACAAAAGACAACGGCCAGGATAAATAGGTCGTTGTCTCTTTTGGTTTCGTTGAACTTATCTGTTAATAGAGTGGCCAATAAAGATCATTATAAAGAAGAGTAGAATCTTCATAAAATACTATGAAGTCTACTCTATTACTTAGTATATTTAAATAACATCCTGGCTTTTGCTGTAACTATATCTTTATTTTGATACAGCTGCTACTTTTTCGCATTTGTTATTGTGCCATAATCCGCTGGCAAACATTTGTGATAAAAGCTTCATGATCTTGATTCTCTGAAAATCCCATGTCCATGAGTACATATGACTTTGCAGTAATGTTGGCCTTTTTTAGCAGCATCTTTGCGCAGGCCATTTTGCATCCGTCGATGGCGATCACTTCGGTGGCCTCCGCCGCTGCTTTTAAAAAACGTGGATATCCTGCGCCGATGCCGGCCAAACAACTCGTACCACAACGTGCATAACCTGCCGCCCGTAATTTACGTCCGACTTGATCACTTACTGCTCCTTCGGTACAGCACCCAGAACAAGTATAGAGTATCCGGGTTGAATTTTCTATTCCCCCATTATTGCACCCCATATATATCCCCTCCAATTAAATTATATAAAGTAAAACAAAAAACCTGAAATAGTTGACATTAAAATTACTGAGACAATAAAAGACACAACCAACCTTCTATGAAAAATAGAATTCAACAATACGATTTCTGGCAAACTTGCCCCTGCAGAACTGATAACGAGTGCCATAACAGCCCCCGCACTCATCCCTTTGGCGATGAGAATCTGGGATATAGGGATCATCGCAGATAGACGGACATACAATGGAATACCAATTATAGCCGCTAAGGGAATAAGCCACCACGAGTCGCCCCCCAAGTAATGGGAAATCCACTCCGTTGGTACGACCCCGTGAATAAAAGCTCCGATTGCTGCACCAAACAATAAATAGGGATACACTGATTTTATAAGCTCAATCGTTTCTTTCCAAGCCCCAGCGACACTAAAACTCGCTGGAGTTGCATCGAGATCTTGCACCACAACATCTTTCACTGCTCCTTCGAAACCCATCTTTTCCAGAGCAAAACCGATAACGATGGATAGCACTGAAGTGATCAGTGTATAAATCGTAGCTACTTTCCATCCCAAAGAAAATACCATAAGTGTAAGAATGGTCGGATCTAAAATGGGTGAGGAAAATAAAAAGATCATGACTATACCGAAACGGACCTTTTTATTTAATAAATTCACAATGATTGGAATGGTAGAGCAAGAACAAAAAGGCGTTACAAAAGCAAATACAATTGCCCCCAATGCACCAACAAAAGAGTTTTTACCGGAAAGCCACGTATTGATCTTGTCATAAGGAATCCAGATTTGGAGTAAATTAATCAAAAAACTGATTCCGATAAACAATACGGATAATTCCAAAATAAGTGTAGCAAAAGTTTCTAAGATATCATACATTTTTTATACACCCCCGTTTTTTATTTGCATTTTGCAAATATATGCTTAAAAAAGAACTCACCGTACCGGTGAACAGCAGACACTGGATTGAACCAAGCTCCGATTCAGCAATTGAATAGAGCGAATAACAGTCTCTTTCTCAAATTCTGTCATACTCGAAAATACTTCCTGAAAATAGATATTCATCTGCTCACTGATTTCCGTCACAACGCGGGACCCCAGCTCTGACAAGGAAAGCATATATACCCGTCTATCCCCAGGATCCTCCACTTTCTCTACCAATTCCAACTTCACCAATGTTTGGACTTGCCTGCTAAAAGTGGTAATATCCATACCTAGCGCATCGGCTACTTCCTGCATGGAGGGCTGCTGTCGCTTATTGATCTCATACAAAATATGGCTCTGAATAACTGATAGATCGGTTTCAATGACTTTACAGCCGCATTTATCGATTAACCCCAGCCGTCTCGTCATCAAATGAAAGGTTTCCCGAATTTGCTCCATCTCCATTTTTATCACCTCGCCCTCATTTTACCAATATTATTTGTAAATTACAAGTATTTTCTTGAAATAAAGTCTTCAAATTTTGATGATGTGTTATCAAACGGTAGAGGGCGATATGAAATGTCAGCCCTCTACTGTAAAAATACCAACAGCGGTGATGATCAGAAATTTATCATTTTCAATTTCTTCATATAATCGTTACAATTTTTCTTCGTCCCTGATTTTCACGCTGGTCTCACAACAGCCGCCTTGCCCCCGGTATTTCTTTAGTCGCGCTAAGTCTTTTTGACAATGCAGCTCTTGCTCCAGCTCCTTAGCTAACAACACCTCTACAAAGGGATACCGCTCCAGGCTGGTTTTATCCACCCTGTAATATACCCACTGAGCTTTTTTGTCACCGGCAATCAGCTTGGCATGTTTGAGCTTAATCAGATGCCGAGATGCATTGGACTGGCTGAGATTCAGCACTGCTTCCAAATCACAGACACATAAGGTTTCCTTGTGCAATAAATTCAAAATCCGCAGCCGAGTCCCATCACCCAGCGCTTTTAATACTTCAACTACATCCATCTCAGCCACCTCAATCATATTTGCGCTAATCCTTGTTATGATATGATGATATGCAATTTTCCATTCATGTATGTCAAGAGAATTATGTCAAGCTTATTGTCTGCGCTGCACAACTACGCCGCTGAAGCACCAGCCGGATAATCCTGCTGTAATTCTATTCTCGGTATAATATAATTTCTTCTGATAGACCACATAAAAGCTGCACGCCAGATGACGTGCAGCTTTTTTACTACCGATGCAATTGTTGACGGGTCACCATCACCAGCCCCCAAATATCCCGAATCATTTTCAACCGCTCGGGATGCTGCTTATTAATGGTATTCGGCAGGGCGTCGAACCAGCAAGATCTAATAAACGAAGATTTTTAAGGGCAGACTACAATATTCCTTGCCCACAAGCAATCGCCGCAAGATGGCAGATTTCCCCAACAATCTGCCTCGTTCGTCTGCGCCATAACACAGCCATCTGCTTGGCGACAATCAACGCAAGACGGGTATTGTGCATTTCTAACTCCCCATCGAAATACTGCGTATTGAGGATCTTGCCAAATATCTCCCAAAGACTGAAGTAATACATTACCGAACTTATAGGCTACCATAGCTTTTCTACGACCGAAAATATAGCAATGATAGTTATGCATAAATGCATAGCACGGACTGACATTCCCTTCATGGGTAATTACCAAAGCCTTATCTTCCACAAACTTACATGTACGTTGTGTACGAAGCTGAAAATTTGGGGAAGCCTTCACAGAAAGAAGGGGTGATTCCCAACCAAACCCCTCAAGATTGGCATCTACATTATATAGGATTTCATCCTTCATACTCTCATGGTAGGGCAATACATTTGATATGACGAAACGATTTGCACCTAAGTCATCGATGATAGATCTCATCATCGGGAGTTTATTAAAATTGGTTTTCGTTGCGACAAATTCGATACCTAACTGTGGGGTTAATTTATTCATTTTCTTTTTTAAAGTTTGTAACATCCGGATGTTGCGTGTTACATCCTCAAAACTAGCCCCTGGTCTAATTCGACTAAAAGAGTCATCATCCGGACCATCTAACGAAACATAAATATAGTCAAGCCCAATATCGATCAACTGAGCTGCCACTTCGGAGGTCAATAAAGAACCATTCGTAATCATTTCTACAGCATAACCCAATTCCTTACAAGTTCTTATCATATCTATCATTCTAGGATGAGATAACGGTTCACCAAAGCCACCAAAATGGACTGTCTTTAGATTCGGCAATTCTTCCATATCCTTTAAGACCTTACTAAATACCGGCCAAGGCATATGACTAATATCATCACCCCAAGAATGCCGAATACACGTAACGCAGGAGTAGTTGCAATTTGTAGTTGGCTCAATATAAAGCTTTTTCACATCTGGTATAAGTGGTAATTCAATAGTCTCTTCTCCAGTATTAAAGCGATAAATCCCCATCAAATACTCACCCCGTTTTATTTTTAGTTTTAACGTTAGTTTGTATATACAACCATTCTTCTCAATGGACATAATTCCTTTTACATTATATATTTTCTTTTAGCTTACAGAAAGACACTGATTACTTAAGTATAATTAGTAAACAGTGTCTTTTTAACGTAACCTATTTATATTAACTTTCTTACCAAATTTATTAGATGAATTTTCTTTTACAAGGCATTACCATAATTTAGTTTTAAAGAAATGCCTTAATTTCTTCTTTACCCAAAACTTTACCCTGAACTTTCACTATACCATCAACTACCAATGCTGGTGTGGACATGATGCCATACTTCATAATCTCCTTAATATCTTCCACTTTTACAAACTCAGCACTAATCCCAAGTTCTCCTGCTGCTTTTTTTGTTGCCTCCATTAATGTACTACATTTCTGACATCCCATACCCAATATTTCAATCTTCATCATTAAACAACCTCTCTCTTTTATTTAACATCTTGTAATAATGTTTTACTCTGATTTACCTGCTCAATCACCAGCGTTTCTGCAAGTTGCAGCATTTCTATAACAGTTGGATAGAGTGCAGTATAAAAAACACGAGTGCCATCTTTCCTTGATACAATTAGCCCTTGTTTTTTTAATATGCCTAAATGCTGGGATAAATTAGATTGTTCAACACCCATTTCCTCGATTAATTCACACACACACCGTTCACCTGATTCCAACAACTTCAGAATTTGAATTCGAGCTGGATGGGCTAGTACTTTGAACAACTCTACTTTCAAATTCGTAATTACTTTTTGATTCCCCATCTTTTACCCCCTGCCAATCTCCAAAATTAATACTGATAAATTTAGTATCTTGCTCAAATCAATAATGTCAATCTCTTTTATAACACTATATTAAACATATAACCAGTTAACGTAATTGCTACTGCCATGATACCTACAAATATAGCAATTAATTGGGGTTTTAACACATTTCGTAATATAATCATTTCAGGTAAGCTCAGCGCTGTTACCGACATCATAAATGCAAGCACAGTTCCCATACTCATGCCCTTTTCCATTAAAGCATAAACAATCGGTATTACTCCGGCAGCATTGGAATAAAGAGGAATCCCTACCAATACAGCCAATGGTACCGCAAAAAAATTGTCCTTACCCGCATAATCAGCTAAAAAGTCTTGAGGTGCATAACCATGAATAAAACCACCTAAACTGATAGCAATTATTACATATGGCCATACCTTCCGTAGAATTTCTTTCGTATAGTCTAATGCATAGTGTAGTCTATCTGCTACAGTCATTATCTCGATTTCACTTTGTCCGACTTTCATTTGATAAACATATTCTTCTACCAAATGCTCTAATTTCAATTTCCCAATAATATATCCAGAAATAATAGCGACTAATACACCTGTCGATATATAAATCATTGCGATTTTCCAGCCGAACATGCCCCATAGTAAAACCAGTGCCACCTCATTTACCATCGGTGATGAAATCAGAAAAGAAAAGGTTACTCCTAACGGAACCCCAGATTCAACAAAACCAATAAACACAGGCACTGCCGAGCAGGAACAGAATGGTGTGACAATCCCGAGTAATGCCGCCATAATATTCCCCAAGAATTCCCTTTTATGACTCAGTAGTTGTTTAGTACGTTCCGGAGGGAAATAGGTTCTTATGATTGATACAAAAAAGATAATGATGGATAACATCAAAAATATTTTAAGCGAATCATAAATAAAAAAGTTAACCGCATCTCCTAACTTAGAACCCTTTGTGATTTCAAAAACTTGATATGTCATATAATCTGCAAAAACATCCAACAAAATACTCACCGCCTTATTTTTTATTCGTTATATTACGTTATTATAATATAATAATATTATAATAACGTCAATAATATTTTATTTAATAGAATGTATACCAAGCTATCGCTTGCTAATATAAATGCCCTTGCGCTCATGGCAAGGGCATTTATATTTATTATAGCAACACCTTAGCAATGACTTTGCTGCAAGAAAATTGCATCATTCAACGATTGCTTTTTCAGCTCATCAACTATATATATAGTCCCACCAGCTGCTTCACTTAACTGCGCTAGATGATTGTGAAACGGTTTTAAACCAATAGCAATAAAATCATAGCCTGCTTTTTTAATCTCTCTTGCGACTGTAATAGCATCATTTATCGACTCCTGTGTAGTACAGTCAGGACTATCAGGTAGTCCATCTGTAATTAAAATTATGGTGGGATGACAGGCTTTAGCCCTTTTTAGATGCTGTAAACCTGCTTTCAATCCAAGTGCCAGTGGTGTTGATCCACAAGCTTTAATATTGCGTAAACCCTGTTCCACTTGCCGATAATTTCGAGTCAAGGGCACTCTCACATCTGCCCTTTGTTCCTGAAAAGTAACTACACTAATACGATCGGGAGTTGTAAATAATAATTGATGAGCTAAAGCTTTTGCCGCATTTATGCGTTTCCCCTCCATACTGGCACTGGCATCAATAATTAGGCATATCTCCCTTTCTTTAGATCTATGGCGAATATAATGTTGCAAATCCTCTTCGGTAATTTGAAAATCCGCCTTTTTTTCCTCTGCCATACGACGTACTGCAGCATATACTGTTTCAGCAATCCCCAACTCAACCAAAGCCTCTTGCCCAACTTTTTGAATAATGCGCCTTCCTTTATGACCATTCTTCCACTGAGATACATGCTTTGCGTTATTTGATTTTATTGATGCTTGTTTATTCAGTTTTTGCATACGGCGCAATTGCTCTTCAACTTCTACTAAGTTGCGCTCCAGATATTCTTCATACTCCTTACTATATTCCCTACGATCTATAGTTATAGTGTGACCTTCCAACTTGATAATTCCCTTCCCATCCATGCCGACCAACATTTGATCATCACTATCACCTTTTGTTAAACCTTTCGATAACCTATTCTGATCTTCAGTCTTATTTAAAAATTCCTTTATATCAGTAGAGTTATCAATATCTTTCTTTAAATCCTCAGAGTCTTTAATTTCTTGCTGCTGTTTGGTAACTGGTGACAATTCTGTTAGATTTTTCTCCCGTAAACAAGAGTCCGAATCTGTGGTATATGCTGAAAAATCCTCTTCCGCACCGCTCTCACTATTTATATACAATATCCGTTCGTTACGACGCAACTCTAAGTTACTTGCTAAAATAGCATTTTCCACCGCCTGCACGACATAAAATAACCCTGTCAAATCTTCTGATAGCAGCATTCCCGTTATATGCACATGGTTTTCATGAGCTTTGCATAAGGAAGCTTTTTTCCCATAATTGAGACTGCCTGTTATTCGCCCTCCTCCGCCTGACGTTTGGATATCAATCAGATCGGGATTCATAAAGATGCTGTGGGTGCAATTAACTTTTTCACCAATTTTAATCTGACATTGTTCATGATATACACAAATTGCTTCTTTTATCGTTTGTGCCAACATTTTGGGGTCAACAAAACCACATTGATGAAATACATCCGCGTGATATATCTTGCCAATATCCTTTCGATGATAAAAAGTTTTCCCCGCATCATATTTTCGCAGAATATGTACTTCTTCGGGTTTGTGCAACTGATAATAATGTACTTTACAACTTATTACCGTACATTGCCCAATGCGCGCTCCTTTATCTTCGCGTAGCACTCTTGCCAATTGCTGTGCAGCTAGCCGCAGACGACTACATTCAAAATAAATGCTATTTTCCATATTATTTCTTTACTTCCACTGTAATTAACTGTTCATCTGGTAGTTGTCCTAAGGGCAATGCTCGTTTAGCGGGAGCTATCATTGTTTCGCCTACGGGATCAATGGCCTTAGCCACACTAGACATCTGTAATCCCCCTTTAGCCGAAGTACTCTTCCCTGATGCGTTATTACATCTGACTGAGAGTTTTTTCCGGAGATAATCCCACCACATCATCAACCATGATTTGTTTTCCTTATTCTTAATATCTACTTTTAATGCTTCTGATATATTACTATTTATAACATTATCCCGTTTATCCTCAAAACCATCGTGCAAATTTTTCAGATACCTTATTATATTTGTTATTGTACCCACATCAGTCCGATGTCCTAATGCTAATGGCACCACCCGAATTATATCAGCGATAGTAATAGTTCGTCTGCCTGAAAGTAATGTTGTAAGACTTGCTGCCGATTCCAACGCTTTCACTGCTCTTAAGCTTTCCAAACCAAATTCAATATAAATTGCCGCCAATATTTTTCTTATAGTTGAATCAATCTGGATTGTTTCTAACTCTCCAACAAGT from Pelosinus sp. IPA-1 encodes:
- a CDS encoding putative zinc-binding protein, coding for MGCNNGGIENSTRILYTCSGCCTEGAVSDQVGRKLRAAGYARCGTSCLAGIGAGYPRFLKAAAEATEVIAIDGCKMACAKMLLKKANITAKSYVLMDMGFSENQDHEAFITNVCQRIMAQ
- a CDS encoding permease, with the translated sequence MYDILETFATLILELSVLFIGISFLINLLQIWIPYDKINTWLSGKNSFVGALGAIVFAFVTPFCSCSTIPIIVNLLNKKVRFGIVMIFLFSSPILDPTILTLMVFSLGWKVATIYTLITSVLSIVIGFALEKMGFEGAVKDVVVQDLDATPASFSVAGAWKETIELIKSVYPYLLFGAAIGAFIHGVVPTEWISHYLGGDSWWLIPLAAIIGIPLYVRLSAMIPISQILIAKGMSAGAVMALVISSAGASLPEIVLLNSIFHRRLVVSFIVSVILMSTISGFLFYFI
- a CDS encoding MarR family winged helix-turn-helix transcriptional regulator, translating into MEMEQIRETFHLMTRRLGLIDKCGCKVIETDLSVIQSHILYEINKRQQPSMQEVADALGMDITTFSRQVQTLVKLELVEKVEDPGDRRVYMLSLSELGSRVVTEISEQMNIYFQEVFSSMTEFEKETVIRSIQLLNRSLVQSSVCCSPVR
- a CDS encoding metalloregulator ArsR/SmtB family transcription factor, translating into MDVVEVLKALGDGTRLRILNLLHKETLCVCDLEAVLNLSQSNASRHLIKLKHAKLIAGDKKAQWVYYRVDKTSLERYPFVEVLLAKELEQELHCQKDLARLKKYRGQGGCCETSVKIRDEEKL
- a CDS encoding tungsten cofactor oxidoreductase radical SAM maturase; translation: MSIEKNGCIYKLTLKLKIKRGEYLMGIYRFNTGEETIELPLIPDVKKLYIEPTTNCNYSCVTCIRHSWGDDISHMPWPVFSKVLKDMEELPNLKTVHFGGFGEPLSHPRMIDMIRTCKELGYAVEMITNGSLLTSEVAAQLIDIGLDYIYVSLDGPDDDSFSRIRPGASFEDVTRNIRMLQTLKKKMNKLTPQLGIEFVATKTNFNKLPMMRSIIDDLGANRFVISNVLPYHESMKDEILYNVDANLEGFGWESPLLSVKASPNFQLRTQRTCKFVEDKALVITHEGNVSPCYAFMHNYHCYIFGRRKAMVAYKFGNVLLQSLGDIWQDPQYAVFRWGVRNAQYPSCVDCRQADGCVMAQTNEADCWGNLPSCGDCLWARNIVVCP
- a CDS encoding thioredoxin family protein; translated protein: MMKIEILGMGCQKCSTLMEATKKAAGELGISAEFVKVEDIKEIMKYGIMSTPALVVDGIVKVQGKVLGKEEIKAFL
- a CDS encoding metalloregulator ArsR/SmtB family transcription factor, whose translation is MGNQKVITNLKVELFKVLAHPARIQILKLLESGERCVCELIEEMGVEQSNLSQHLGILKKQGLIVSRKDGTRVFYTALYPTVIEMLQLAETLVIEQVNQSKTLLQDVK
- a CDS encoding permease → MLDVFADYMTYQVFEITKGSKLGDAVNFFIYDSLKIFLMLSIIIFFVSIIRTYFPPERTKQLLSHKREFLGNIMAALLGIVTPFCSCSAVPVFIGFVESGVPLGVTFSFLISSPMVNEVALVLLWGMFGWKIAMIYISTGVLVAIISGYIIGKLKLEHLVEEYVYQMKVGQSEIEIMTVADRLHYALDYTKEILRKVWPYVIIAISLGGFIHGYAPQDFLADYAGKDNFFAVPLAVLVGIPLYSNAAGVIPIVYALMEKGMSMGTVLAFMMSVTALSLPEMIILRNVLKPQLIAIFVGIMAVAITLTGYMFNIVL
- a CDS encoding VWA domain-containing protein, translated to MENSIYFECSRLRLAAQQLARVLREDKGARIGQCTVISCKVHYYQLHKPEEVHILRKYDAGKTFYHRKDIGKIYHADVFHQCGFVDPKMLAQTIKEAICVYHEQCQIKIGEKVNCTHSIFMNPDLIDIQTSGGGGRITGSLNYGKKASLCKAHENHVHITGMLLSEDLTGLFYVVQAVENAILASNLELRRNERILYINSESGAEEDFSAYTTDSDSCLREKNLTELSPVTKQQQEIKDSEDLKKDIDNSTDIKEFLNKTEDQNRLSKGLTKGDSDDQMLVGMDGKGIIKLEGHTITIDRREYSKEYEEYLERNLVEVEEQLRRMQKLNKQASIKSNNAKHVSQWKNGHKGRRIIQKVGQEALVELGIAETVYAAVRRMAEEKKADFQITEEDLQHYIRHRSKEREICLIIDASASMEGKRINAAKALAHQLLFTTPDRISVVTFQEQRADVRVPLTRNYRQVEQGLRNIKACGSTPLALGLKAGLQHLKRAKACHPTIILITDGLPDSPDCTTQESINDAITVAREIKKAGYDFIAIGLKPFHNHLAQLSEAAGGTIYIVDELKKQSLNDAIFLQQSHC